One genomic segment of Mycolicibacterium chubuense NBB4 includes these proteins:
- a CDS encoding ABC transporter ATP-binding protein codes for MGIGIQIEGLTKSFGSQRIWEDVTFDLPAGEVSVLLGPSGTGKSVFLKSLIGLLRPERGRIIVDGTNIIECSAKELYEIRTLFGVMFQDGALFGSMSLYDNTAFPLREHTKKKESEIRNIVMEKLELVGLGGDETKFPGEISGGMRKRAGLARSLVLDPQIILCDEPDSGLDPVRTAYLSQLLIDINAQIDCTILIVTHNINIARTVPDNMGMLFRKHLVMFGPREVLLTSDEPVVKQFLNGRRLGPIGMSEEKDESTMAEEQAMVDAGHHDGGVEEIEGVPPQIQATPGMPERKAVARRQARVREIMHTLPPAAQEAIREDLESTGQQSSSSDYDHHQRGAHDRAEDDAPTGRIPVAGDR; via the coding sequence GTGGGCATTGGTATTCAGATCGAGGGGCTGACCAAGTCCTTCGGCTCACAGCGAATCTGGGAAGACGTCACGTTCGACCTGCCCGCAGGTGAGGTCAGCGTGTTGCTCGGCCCGTCCGGTACCGGCAAATCGGTCTTCCTGAAGTCGCTGATCGGCCTGCTGCGTCCCGAGCGCGGCCGGATCATCGTCGACGGCACCAACATCATCGAGTGCTCGGCCAAGGAGCTCTACGAGATCCGCACGCTGTTCGGCGTCATGTTCCAGGACGGTGCGCTGTTCGGCTCGATGAGCCTCTACGACAACACCGCTTTCCCCTTGCGTGAGCACACCAAGAAGAAGGAAAGCGAGATCCGCAACATCGTCATGGAGAAGCTGGAACTCGTCGGCCTCGGCGGCGATGAGACCAAGTTCCCCGGCGAGATCTCCGGCGGTATGCGCAAGCGCGCGGGCCTGGCCCGTTCACTGGTGCTCGACCCGCAGATCATCCTCTGCGACGAGCCCGACTCGGGCCTGGATCCGGTGCGTACGGCCTACCTCTCGCAGTTGCTGATCGACATCAACGCCCAGATCGACTGCACGATCCTCATCGTCACGCACAACATCAACATCGCCCGTACGGTGCCCGACAACATGGGCATGCTGTTCCGCAAGCACCTGGTGATGTTCGGTCCCCGCGAGGTGCTGTTGACCAGCGACGAGCCGGTGGTCAAGCAGTTCCTCAACGGCCGCCGCCTCGGACCGATCGGCATGTCGGAGGAGAAGGACGAGTCGACGATGGCCGAAGAGCAGGCCATGGTGGACGCGGGTCACCACGACGGTGGCGTCGAAGAGATCGAGGGTGTGCCGCCCCAGATCCAGGCCACTCCGGGCATGCCCGAACGCAAGGCGGTCGCGCGCCGGCAGGCTCGCGTGCGCGAGATCATGCACACGCTGCCGCCCGCCGCGCAGGAGGCGATCCGCGAGGACCTCGAGAGCACAGGGCAGCAGAGTTCCAGCAGCGACTACGACCACCACCAGCGCGGCGCACACGACCGCGCCGAGGACGATGCTCCGACCGGCCGTATCCCGGTAGCCGGCGACCGCTGA
- the rplJ gene encoding 50S ribosomal protein L10, translating to MAKADKATAVADIAEQFKEASATLVTEYRGLTVANLKDLRRSLGDSATYSVAKNTLVKRAAAEAGIEGLDELFVGPTAIAFVKGEAVDAAKAIKTFAKDNKALVIKGGYMDGRALSVDEVNRIADLESREVLLAKLAGAMKANLSKAAGLFNAPASQVARLAAALQEKKAGEEEAA from the coding sequence ATGGCCAAGGCTGACAAGGCCACCGCGGTTGCCGACATCGCCGAGCAGTTCAAGGAGGCTTCGGCGACGCTGGTCACCGAGTACCGCGGACTGACCGTCGCCAACCTCAAAGACCTGCGCCGTTCGCTCGGTGATTCCGCCACCTACTCCGTCGCCAAGAACACGCTGGTGAAGCGTGCCGCGGCGGAGGCGGGCATCGAGGGTCTCGACGAGCTGTTCGTCGGGCCCACCGCGATCGCGTTCGTCAAGGGCGAGGCCGTCGACGCCGCCAAGGCGATCAAGACCTTCGCCAAGGACAACAAGGCGCTGGTCATTAAGGGCGGCTACATGGACGGCCGCGCGCTGTCCGTTGACGAGGTCAACCGCATCGCGGACCTCGAGTCGCGCGAGGTGCTGCTGGCCAAGCTGGCCGGCGCGATGAAGGCGAATCTGTCCAAGGCTGCCGGTCTGTTCAACGCTCCGGCGTCGCAGGTCGCACGTCTGGCTGCCGCGCTGCAAGAGAAGAAGGCCGGCGAAGAAGAAGCCGCGTAG
- the rplL gene encoding 50S ribosomal protein L7/L12 — protein MAKLSTDELLDAFKELTLLELSEFVKKFEETFEVTAAAPVAVAAAPGAAGGAPAEAAEEQSEFDVILEGAGEKKIGVIKVVREIVSGLGLKEAKDLVDSAPKPLLEKVTKEAAEDAKGKLEAAGASVTVK, from the coding sequence ATGGCCAAGCTGTCCACCGACGAGCTGCTCGACGCTTTCAAGGAGCTGACGCTGCTCGAGCTGAGCGAGTTCGTCAAGAAGTTCGAGGAGACCTTCGAGGTCACCGCCGCGGCTCCGGTCGCCGTTGCCGCCGCCCCGGGCGCGGCCGGCGGTGCGCCCGCCGAGGCCGCCGAGGAGCAGTCGGAGTTCGACGTCATCCTCGAGGGCGCCGGCGAGAAGAAGATCGGCGTCATCAAGGTCGTCCGCGAGATCGTCTCCGGCCTGGGCCTCAAGGAGGCCAAGGACCTGGTCGACAGCGCTCCCAAGCCGCTGCTCGAGAAGGTCACCAAGGAGGCCGCCGAGGACGCCAAGGGCAAGCTCGAGGCTGCCGGCGCTTCGGTCACCGTCAAGTAA
- a CDS encoding DUF7158 domain-containing protein has protein sequence MRGRAGVFAGGGGAGAMSDGVAATVAGEAVTVGDVDARERTIRVGGAEHALPRPGTSEGRQLRRWLTQVLVAERVVAQEAAVRHLDTASAPAEADVLPDTVARLEIGSVAAATLSAPAGRAVFTDVTADVRVSDDEVAGYHLRNPDRFVRGADLDQVRPVVAAHLLAAARRREYRRWLDARCAELVVLAPGYEHPGDPRQPDNTHRH, from the coding sequence GTGCGCGGGCGAGCTGGTGTATTCGCCGGCGGTGGAGGTGCGGGTGCGATGAGCGACGGCGTGGCGGCCACCGTGGCGGGGGAGGCCGTGACCGTCGGCGACGTCGACGCCCGCGAGCGGACCATCCGGGTGGGCGGTGCCGAGCACGCGCTGCCCAGGCCCGGAACCAGTGAGGGGCGGCAGCTGAGGCGGTGGCTCACGCAGGTGCTCGTCGCCGAACGGGTGGTCGCGCAGGAGGCGGCCGTCCGGCACCTGGACACGGCGTCCGCGCCGGCGGAGGCCGACGTGCTGCCCGACACCGTCGCGCGCCTCGAGATCGGCAGTGTCGCGGCGGCCACGCTCTCGGCTCCTGCCGGCCGCGCGGTGTTCACCGACGTCACGGCGGACGTACGGGTGAGCGACGACGAGGTCGCGGGATACCACCTGCGCAATCCGGATCGGTTCGTGCGCGGTGCCGATCTGGACCAGGTCCGTCCCGTCGTCGCCGCGCATCTGCTCGCCGCCGCGCGCCGCCGCGAATACCGGCGATGGCTCGACGCGAGATGCGCCGAGCTCGTCGTGCTGGCCCCGGGCTACGAACACCCGGGTGATCCGAGACAACCCGACAACACGCACAGGCACTGA
- a CDS encoding ROK family protein — MSDHILALDIGGTKIAAGLVDPDGTLVHRAQLPTPDGDAETVWRAVASLVEQTLALTDRKVTGVGVGTAGPIDVPGGTVSPINIAEWRHFPIVEHVAQLTGLPVRLGGDGLCMAMGEWWRGAGRDSRFMLGMVISTGIGGGLVLDGAPYHGRTGNAGHVGHVVVEPGGAPCTCGGRGCVETVASGPHLAQWALANGWQGPPGADARELAEAAERGDPVARRAFDRGADAVARMIASVAAVADLDLVVVGGGVAKAGPVLFDPLREALGTYAGLDFLHNLRVVTAELGGDAGLVGAAALGRFG; from the coding sequence ATGAGCGACCACATCCTCGCGCTGGACATCGGTGGCACGAAGATCGCCGCCGGACTGGTCGACCCCGACGGCACGCTCGTGCACCGGGCGCAGCTGCCGACGCCCGACGGTGACGCCGAGACGGTGTGGCGCGCCGTCGCGTCGCTCGTCGAGCAGACGCTCGCCCTGACCGACCGGAAGGTGACCGGGGTGGGCGTCGGGACGGCCGGGCCGATCGACGTGCCCGGCGGAACCGTCAGCCCCATCAACATCGCCGAATGGCGGCACTTCCCGATCGTCGAGCACGTCGCGCAGCTGACGGGTCTGCCGGTGCGCCTCGGTGGGGACGGGCTGTGCATGGCGATGGGAGAGTGGTGGCGCGGGGCCGGCCGGGATTCCCGCTTCATGCTCGGCATGGTGATCTCGACGGGCATCGGCGGCGGTCTGGTGCTCGACGGAGCGCCGTACCACGGCCGCACCGGCAACGCCGGCCACGTCGGGCACGTCGTCGTCGAACCGGGCGGTGCGCCCTGCACGTGTGGAGGGCGCGGGTGCGTCGAGACCGTCGCGTCGGGCCCGCACCTGGCGCAGTGGGCGCTGGCCAACGGGTGGCAGGGCCCGCCGGGCGCCGACGCCAGGGAACTGGCCGAAGCCGCCGAACGCGGCGACCCGGTGGCGCGGCGAGCGTTCGACCGGGGCGCGGACGCCGTCGCGAGGATGATCGCCTCGGTGGCCGCAGTCGCCGACCTGGACCTGGTGGTCGTCGGGGGCGGCGTGGCGAAGGCCGGTCCGGTGCTGTTCGACCCGCTGCGCGAGGCGCTGGGAACGTACGCGGGCCTGGACTTCCTCCACAACCTGCGGGTGGTCACCGCCGAACTCGGCGGCGATGCGGGCCTCGTGGGTGCGGCCGCACTGGGACGTTTTGGCTGA
- a CDS encoding alpha/beta hydrolase, whose amino-acid sequence MLAGAGVAAADDGSSSGAQASSGSGDSDAGHVSRGRAASRSGADDAPKKRFARNRAAHADRADVGAESESAAPKSTESRPVTSDDDRDAGTDADASEAPSGGRHRAPDPEAEPDPEPEPVAEPEPAAETEPVAETEPVAEIEPETEPVAPTPTRGRGRSASGEADAVVDAAPTSAVGLESAHGSVVMRLAAVEAPPVDPAPPNLLDVLNNVGTAFYTFYTNAVQKLAGPVRVPFGSKVRVESSTLTLGDDVAVRADWYFPDNGKPPTGLIYLQHGVLATASFYSATAAYLAQNTNSIVVAPTLTWNPFDLDEYPLQWPTTGRAIADLFTGDRAALTASAQAAGYVGTLPTRIVLAGHSAGGGLVVMAARYMSEMSNTGDLAGVVMFDGVGSLSPMTQDLSKIPDSIPVYNLAAEPSSWNWDGDANKRLATVRPGMFTGVTIKGGKHSDAMQSSSPGVQFAAYLATGFSSPLDVLANRVLASGWISDLMNGTHTAQFYDGDDSAAGIVANWWWGQVAAVKASQNARRTYTLSV is encoded by the coding sequence ATGCTGGCTGGTGCCGGCGTCGCTGCCGCGGACGACGGGTCGAGTTCCGGTGCGCAGGCGTCGTCAGGCTCCGGTGATTCCGACGCCGGCCACGTGTCGCGCGGGCGAGCGGCCTCGCGGTCGGGCGCCGACGACGCACCGAAGAAGCGGTTTGCGAGAAACCGAGCGGCTCACGCGGATCGCGCGGATGTCGGCGCAGAATCGGAATCGGCCGCCCCGAAGTCGACCGAGTCCCGGCCGGTCACGTCCGACGACGATCGCGATGCCGGTACCGATGCGGACGCGTCGGAGGCTCCGTCGGGCGGCAGGCATCGCGCGCCCGACCCGGAGGCCGAGCCCGACCCCGAGCCCGAGCCCGTCGCCGAGCCCGAGCCTGCCGCCGAGACCGAGCCTGTCGCCGAGACCGAGCCCGTCGCCGAGATCGAGCCGGAGACCGAGCCCGTCGCCCCGACTCCGACGCGCGGCAGAGGGCGGTCCGCCAGCGGCGAGGCCGACGCCGTCGTCGACGCCGCGCCGACATCCGCGGTCGGCCTGGAATCGGCGCACGGATCGGTGGTGATGCGGCTCGCGGCCGTGGAGGCGCCGCCCGTGGACCCCGCCCCGCCGAACCTGCTCGACGTCCTCAACAACGTCGGGACGGCCTTCTACACCTTCTATACGAACGCCGTGCAGAAGCTGGCGGGGCCGGTCCGTGTGCCGTTCGGCAGCAAGGTGCGTGTGGAGAGTTCGACGTTGACGCTCGGCGACGACGTGGCCGTCCGCGCGGACTGGTACTTCCCGGACAACGGCAAACCGCCGACCGGTCTGATCTACCTGCAGCACGGCGTCCTCGCGACGGCGTCGTTCTACAGCGCCACCGCCGCCTACCTGGCCCAGAACACCAACAGCATCGTCGTCGCGCCGACGCTGACGTGGAACCCGTTCGACCTCGACGAGTACCCCCTTCAGTGGCCGACGACTGGCCGCGCGATCGCGGACCTCTTCACCGGGGACCGTGCCGCGCTGACCGCGAGCGCGCAGGCCGCCGGGTACGTCGGGACCCTCCCGACGCGAATCGTGCTCGCCGGCCACTCCGCCGGCGGCGGCCTGGTGGTGATGGCGGCGCGCTACATGTCCGAGATGAGCAACACCGGCGATCTGGCGGGCGTGGTGATGTTCGACGGCGTCGGCTCCTTGAGCCCCATGACGCAGGACCTGTCGAAGATCCCGGACTCCATCCCGGTGTACAACCTCGCCGCCGAGCCCAGTTCCTGGAACTGGGACGGGGACGCCAACAAGCGCCTCGCCACCGTGCGGCCCGGCATGTTCACCGGCGTGACGATCAAGGGCGGCAAGCACTCCGACGCCATGCAGAGCAGCAGCCCGGGAGTGCAGTTCGCCGCCTATCTGGCCACCGGCTTCTCGTCTCCGCTGGATGTTCTCGCCAATCGGGTGCTCGCGTCGGGGTGGATCAGCGACCTGATGAACGGCACCCACACCGCCCAGTTCTATGACGGCGACGACTCCGCGGCCGGAATCGTCGCGAACTGGTGGTGGGGCCAAGTGGCCGCAGTGAAGGCATCGCAGAACGCGCGACGGACCTACACCCTGTCCGTCTGA